Genomic window (Sphingosinicella microcystinivorans):
CGATCGCGACCATGGAAGCGGTGATGACGAGATGCGCCGGTTCGCCGCGCGCCTTCATGTCGCCGAGGAAGGTGCGGCAGGCGTGGAGGTGTGCGTCGGCATTGACTGCATAGTTCCAGCGCCACACGGCCGGGTCGTAGCTTTCGAAGGCGCCGCTGCCGCCGCCGACACCGGCGTTGCTGCACAGGATACCGACCGGGCCGAAGGCATCGGTGGCGACCTTCGCGGCGACCCACGATGCCGGGTCGGTCACGTCGAGCCGGATCGCCAGCGCCTCCGCACCGTCGGCGGCAAGCGCGTTTGCACCCGCTTGGAGCCTGCCCTCGTCGATGTCGGCGATCACGACGCGGGCGCCTTCGCGGGCCAGTGCGCGCGCCATCGCCAGCCCGATGCCGCTGCCGCCGCCGGTGATGAACGCGGTCTTGCCTGCGATGTCCTTCATGCCTGCGCCTGCATTGCTCTGAAGTCGTTCCCGACGGCGCGCGAAACGGCGAACTGGGCGATCGCCGCCACGGCCGCGGCGGGCATCGCGCAGAGAAGCGCGACGCGCAGGCTCTCGCTCCCCATCGAAGGCGCCACCGCGTCGGAGATCATGCCGATGAACAGCGGCCCGCCGCCGAGCCCCACGAGGTTGAACACCAGCAGCAGGATCGCGGAGGCGGTGGCGCGGGCGCGCGGCGGCGTGAGATTCTGCACGAGCGCGATCGCTGGCGCGACATAGATGGTGCAGCAGATCATCGGCACGATCATCAGTGTGAGCGACCATTCCCAGCCCGGCGCGAGCAGCGCGGCGATGAACGTCGGGATCATCACCAGCGTCGCGGCGCAGGGGATGAGCGCGTAGGCGCGCGTGCTCCTGCGCGCGGCACGGTTGACGAGCGCGCCGCCGCCCCAGATGCCGAGCGCCATCGAGAAGCCTGCGGCGGGCCCGAACCACGCGGCGAGCGCTTCGAGCGGCATACCCTGCGTGCGCATCAGGAACGCCGGAATCCAGTTCAGCATCCCGTAGCTGACGAAGGCGGCGAGGCCGCTCGCGAAGAGCAGCAGGCGGAGGCTGCGATGCCGGAAGAACAGCGCCATGCTTGCGCCGAACGAGGGAGCGGCGGTGTCCGCATGGGCGGCATCGGAGCGGCCCCGCGCCGGTTCGCGGACGAGCAGCAGCAGGAGCGGCGCCGCGACGAGACCGACGACGCCCACGGCGAAGAAGGCGCCGCGCCAGCCGATATGCTGCGCGGCCCACGCCCCGAACGTCGCCCCGATGAACACGCCGAGCGGGCCGTTCGCGGTGAAGATGCCGATGATGAGCGGGCGCTTTTCCGGCGGATAGTAGTCCGCGAGGACCGACAGCGAGGGCGCCGTGCCCCCCGCCTCGCCGATACCGACACCGAAACGCGCCGCGGCGAGCTGTCCGAACGAGTTCGCCATGCCGCAAAGCGCCGTAAAGCCGCTCCACACGAAGCAGGAGGCGGCGATCAGGCGAATCCTGTGCCAGCGGTCCGCGATCATCGCGATCGGCAGGCCGACGATGGCGTAGAAGAGTGCGAAGGCGAGTCCCGTCAGCAGCCCGAACTGCGTATCGGTGAACTGCATCTCCGCGCGGATCGGCTCAATGAGGACCGACAGGATCTGCCGGTCGACGAAGTTGATCGTGCCGATGATCGTGAGCATCCACAGCGCGACGAGACGCTGCCTTGCCAGCCTGGCCTCCGCGATCGGCGGCTCCGGGGCAAGCGCTGCTGCCGCGTCTGCCAATGCACCCTCCTCCCCATATGCTTTCGCATTTACTTAGGTATCTATGTATATTGCTGTCATTGTCAAACGCGGTCTAGTGTTGGCGGCAAAAGCGACGGGGAGGATCGGGTGGAGATCAGCGGCAAGACGGCGATCGTGACGGGCGGCGCGGCGGGAATCGGGCAGGCAACCGTGTCGCGGCTTGCGGGGAAGGGGGCGGCGAGGCTCATCATCGTCGATGTGGACGAGGCGGGCATGGCGGAAACCGCCGCGCACGCACGCGCCGCGGGCGCAATCGCGGAAACCGTGCGGCTCGACCTCTCCGACCTCTATGCGGTGGAAACGTGGTTCGGCAGCCTGTCGGCGCGCGGCGGCTGCGACATCCTGTTCAACAATGCGGGCATCGTCTCCGGCGCGGCGCAGTTTCCCGCGGCGGAGGTGCGCGGGCTGCGGCGGATGATCGACGTGAACCTGTCGTCGCTCGTGATCGCCACCCAGCTTGCCGCGCAGGCGATGCGCGCGCGGGGCGGCGGGGTGATCGTCAATACCGTCTCGACCGTGGCGCTCGGCACGGGCTTCAGCGACGCGCTCTATGCGACCACCAAGGCGGGCGTGATGATGTTCACGCGCTGCTGCGCCCCGCTCAAGGCCGACTGGAACGTGCGCGTCGCGGGCGTGCTCCCCGGCCTCACCAACACGCCGATCCTGAAGAAGACCGGCGCGGACGGCGACTATGCGCCGTGGATGGCGCCGATCCTCGCGGGCAACGCCATGTGCCAGCCGGAGGACATCGCCGACGCCGTCGTCGATCTCATCGAGGACGATACGCTTGCGGGCGGGGACTGGGTCGCGGTGCGCCGCATCGACGGGCGTATCGAGCGCCAGTGGGGTCACGATACGGCCGTTTGAGGCCGTGCCGGGGTTCCTGCGTCCTCAGGCGTCGACGAAGGCCCGCACGAGGCCTTCGAACAGACGGCGGCCGTCGGTGCCGCCCTGCGCCGCCTCGATGGCGCGTTCGGGGTGCGGCATCATGCCGAGCACGGTGCCGGTTTCATTGACGATGCCCGCGATGCGGCGCTGCGCCCCGTTCACGTCCTCGCCGTAGCGGAAGACGACGCGGCCCTCGCCCTCGAGCCGGTCGAGCGTCGCGGCATCGGCGAAGTAGTTGCCGTCGTGGTGCGCGACTGGAATGCGGATCCTCTCGCCCGCCTTGTAGGCCGATGTGAACGCCGTCTGCGTGTTCTCGACCGTCAGCGGCACGTCGCGGCAGACGAAGTCCAGCCCTGCGTTGCGCATCAGCGCACCCGGCAGCAGTCCGGTTTCGGTGAGGATCTGGAAGCCATTGCAGACGCCGAGCACGAAGCGGCCCTGTTCGGCGGCGCGCTTCACGGCGGCCATCACCGGCGACCGCGCCGAAATCGCGCCCGTGCGCAGGTAGTCGCCGTAGGAGAAGCCTCCCGGAAGCGCGATGACATCGACATCCGGCAGTTCCGCCTCGCGATGCCAGACCATCGCCGGGGCGCGTCCCGTCACCGCGCGCAGCGCCACGGCCATGTCGCGGTCGCAGTTGCTGCCCGGAAAGACGATGACCGCGCTCTTCATCTCAGGCGATCTCGATCCGGTAGTTCTCGATCACGGTGTTGGCGAGCAGCTTCCTGCACATCTCCTCGATGCGCGCCTCGCTGGTGCCGTCCGCGAGGTCCAGCTCGATGAACTTGCCCTGTCGCACGTCCTGCGCCTCGCCGAACCCCAGGGATTCCAGCGCGTGGCAGATCGCCTTGCCCTGCGGATCGAGAACGCCGTTCTTCAGCGTGACGTAGACTTTGGCTTTCATGGCGCGCCTTATGGCGTTCCCCGCGCCGCGTCGCAACGCTCAAATGGCGCGCATGGGGCCGCGCGTGAGGGTTTTGTTAAGCCTGTGGGTCTATCGTCACGGCGGGGTTGTTTTCTATTCGGGGCTTGGGGCACGTGGACTATCTCGCCATTGCCTTGTTCGTGCTGCTGTTCGCGACTGCCGAGAAATTCGTCGGCGGCTACATCTTCCCGTGGCTGACGCACGACCAGGAGGTGCAGCTCGCGCTCGTCGCCTCCTTCCTGTTCGGCATCATTTCCGCCTGGCGAAAGGACGGCTGATGGGTCTGATCGCCGCCGCGATGTTCGTGGCGCTGTTCGTCTATTACGAGGACATCCTCGGCCAGATGCGCGGCACGAACCTGCACATCGCGCTGTTCTGCGCGTTCCTGTTCGGCATCATCTGCGGCTATCAGGTCAAGAAGAAGGGCGCCAAGCGTCGCTGAACGGGCCTCAGCTGTCCTTCTTGCGCGCCTTGCGGTGCTCGTCGAGGTCGAGGACGGTCGAGACCGAGCCTTCGGGGAGCAGGCCGAAGCGGCGCGCGACTTCCTGATAGGCTTCCACCTCGCCGCCGAGGTCGCGGCGGAAGCGGTCCTTGTCCAGCTTCTCGTTCGTGGCGATGTCCCACAGGCGGCAGCCGTCCGGGCTGATCTCGTCGGCGAGGATGATGCGGCTGTAGTCGCCGTCCCACAGGCGGCCGAACTCCAGCTTGAAGTCGACGAGGCGGATGCCGACGCCGGCGAAAAGGCCCGACATGAAGTCGTTGATGCGGATCGCCATGTCGGCGACGTCGTGCATCTCCTCCTGGCTCGCCCAGCCGAAGCAGGCGATGTGCTCGTCGGTGATCATCGGATCGCCGAGCGCGTCGTCCTTGTAGTAATATTCAAGGATCGTGCGGGGCAGTGGCGTGCCCTCCTCGATGCCGAGGCGCTTCGAGAGCGAACCGGCGGCGACGTTGCGCACGACGACCTCGACCGGGATGATCTCCACCTGACGCACGAGCTGCTCGCGCATGTTGAGGCGGCGGATGAAGTGCGTGGGGATTCCGATCTGGCCGAGCAGCGTGAAGATATGCTCGGAAATCCGGTTGTTGAGCACGCCCTTGCCGCTGATCGTGCCCTTCTTCTGGGCGTTGAACGCGGTCGCGTCGTCCTTGAAGTACTGGATGATGGTGCCGGGCTCCGGCCCTTCGTACAGGATCTTGGCCTTGCCTTCGTAGATCTGGCGGCGGCGGGACATCGGCGGACCTTCTCGATTCGGGGTCTGGAAAAAGCACCGCCCCGGTTCGCACCGGGACTGGCGCGTGCCCGGGGCGGGGAAACACATCACCCGCCATAGCGGAAGCCTGCGGGGCTGACAATGCAAGCGCTGGGTGCGGTCAGACCGCGCCCAGCGCCATGACGATGACCATGAACAGGCTGAGCACGACGATCGCGAAGACCGAAAGCAGGACCGTTCGCGCAAGCGCGCCGCCGATGCCGAGGCCGTAGGCGCCCTTGAGCTGCACGAACATGTGGACGGGCGGCACGAACATGCTGATCGCCATCGCGTTCGGGAAGCTGATGAGGCCGAGGCGGGCGAGCAGCACGGCGAATACGAACAGCAGCGACATGAACGACAGCGAATAGAGCGTGAACACGGCGTGATCGTAGAGGTGCGTGTGCCGCCGGAACGGGAAGAGCAGCCACACGAAGGGCAGCGACAGGGGCACCAGCAGGAACGAGAACTTATAGGCGGACTGCTGCATCTTGTAGAACAGGAGCTCGGGGTTCTGCAGCGCCTTGCGGAGCTTCGCGTCGAGGCCGGGGTTGCCGGTATCGACATCGATGTCCTTGTCGGCCGCCTTCGCGAGCGCCTCGCGCCAGTCCGGCGGCTGCGGCGCGTCGGGTTTTGCCGGATCGCGCGGCACGACGCCCATCGTGCCGAGCGTCGCCTTGAGGATACCGATCTCGGTGCGCAGTTCCCGGATTCGGCCGCTGATTTCCGCGGCTTCGCCCGGCACCGGCACCGGCTTCGCCTTTGCGGCGGCAAGTTCCGCTTCGAGGGCATTCAGCTTTTCGGTTTCGGCGACGAGTTCCTTCTGCGCCGCCTCGACGCTCTTGGGGTCGAGCTGCACTGCGTCCGCAAGGTCGACCTTTGGCCCGCCGACCATCGCGAACGAGAAGTACATGACGAACACGGTGAACAGGAACATCGGGAAGGGCGCGATGTAGCGGGCGCGCTTTCCCTCCACGTAGTCGCGGGTCAGCGTGCCGGGGCGAAGGGCCAGCATGGGCAGCGTGCGCCAGCCCTTGCTGTCGAAGTGCAGTACGCCGTGCACGATGTCGTGGAAGATGTGGCCGATCGAACGCGGCAGGTGCGCACTTTGCCCGCATTCGTGGCAGTAGTGGCCGATGATGGCGGCGCCGCAGTTCGGGCATACGGTCTGCACGTCGCCCGCCTTGCCGTCCTGCCTGCCCGGCTCCGACGCCACGAGGCTGCCCGCGACCGTGGTGCCCGCTGCATCGCTCTCGTCGCTCATCGCTTCCCGCCCCGCGCCTGTAGGAATGTCCGCGCCCGAAGTTTCGGCGCAAAAGCTGCGACGATCAAGCATACCGCTTGCAGTTGAACCGGGTGCGGTGCCTCTCTATCTAGGCCCGATAACCCGGCTTGCCAGCCAAGGAAGGACAGACGCCCGCCATGACCAATCTCAACGACCGCGAGAAGGCTTTCGAGAATCGCTTCGCGCGCGATGCCGAGCTCCAGTTCAAGGTCACGGCGCGGCGCAACCGCCTGCTCGGCAACTGGGCGGCGGAAAAGCTGGGGCTGACGACCGCCGAGGCCGAGGCCTATGCGCGTGAGGTGGTGGCCGCCGACTTCGAGGAGGCCGGCGACGACGACGTGTTCCGCAAGGTCTACGGCGACCTCACTGCGAAGGGCGTGGAGGTCACCGAGCACGAGGTGCGCCGGGCAATGGAGGAAAAGCTCGTCGAGGCGCGCCGCCAGTTCATCGAGGAAGTCTGAGGGCCGCGCCATGCCGATGGATGCGGGCGCGATCGAAGGCATGATCCGGGCGGCATTGCCGGATGCCGTCGTCGAGATCACCGATCTCGCCGGCGACGGCGATCACTATGCGGCGCATGTGGTTTCGGAGGCGTTCCGGGGCCTGCCGCGCGTCCGCCAGCACCAGATGGTCTATGCGGCGCTCGGCGGCCGCATGGGCGGCGAACTGCACGCCTTGCAGCTGACCACCGAGGTTCCGGCCTGAAGCCGGACGAGGAGCAAGACATGACCGATATCAACACCCGAATCGCCGAGAAGGTGAACGGCAGCGACGTCGTGCTGTTCATGAAGGGCACGCCGCTGTTCCCGCAGTGCGGCTTTTCGAGCCGCGCCGTTGCCATTCTCGAGCACCTCGGCGTCGAATACGACAGCGCCGACGTGCTTCAGGACGCCGAGCTTCGGCAGGGCATCAAGACGTTCAGCGACTGGCCGACGATCCCGCAGCTCTACGTGAAGGGCGAGTTCGTGGGCGGCAGCGACATCATGATGGAGATGTTCGAATCGGGTGAGCTGCACACGCTGCTCGCCGAGAAGGGCGTTCCGCACGCCGCCTGAAACGGCGCTTTTTCAGGGGGGATGATGCGTGGCGCTGGCGATCGGCAAGGCCTGGACCGACACGGTCGCTGACGTGCAGCGCCGCTTCGGGGAGTTCGCCCTCCCTGCCGCCGCGTTCGTGTTCATGCCGTCGCTGCTGATCGCGCGCTTTGCCGACGAAAAGGCCCTCGGCGAGCAGAACGCGCAGCTCGCGCAGGCCGTAGGCGGCCTTGTCGGCGTGATCGGGCAGGCCGCCATCGTGCTTCTGGTGCTGTTTCCCGGCATCGACGCGGGGACGGCGATTCGCCGCGCGGTGAGCCTCACGCCCCGCATCGTCCTCGCAAGCCTTGCCGTGCTCGTCGCTTTCATGCCGGTCGCGGTCGTCTACACGGCGGGCGGGGTGCAGGCGTCGGTTCCGACGTCCGTCCTGCTGCTTCTGCTCACGGCGGTTGCCGTCTATGTCGCGTTGCGTTTGTCGCTGCTGGCGGCGATCATCGTCGCCGAGAACACGCGTGCCGCCGATGCGCTGCGCCGCAGCTGGGTGCTGACCGCGGGCAATGTCGGGCGCATCTTCGCGATTTTCGCAGTGTTCGTGCTGATCTTCGCGATTCTGAGCGGTCTCGTGGGCGCCGTCGGGCTTGCCGCGACGGGCGGCACGCCGGAAGACCCGTCCTTCCTCACCGAGCTGCTGATCTCGATCGTCGGCGCGGTGTTCAGCGTCTTCGTCGCGGCGCTCACCGCGAATATCTACCGCCAGCTCGCCGCCTAGCTCCAGGTCGCGACAGGCGGCAGGCTCATCAGGATCGCGTCGATGTTGCCGCCGGTCTTGAGGCCGAACAGCGTGCCGCGGTCGTAGACGAGGTTGAACTCCGTGTAGAGCCCCCGATAGGCGAGTTGCCGCGCACGGTCCTCCGGTGTCCAGCGCTCGTGCAAGTGACGGCGGACAAGCTCCGGATAGGTGCTCAGGAACGTCTCGCCGACGTCGCGCG
Coding sequences:
- a CDS encoding DUF1476 domain-containing protein, which codes for MTNLNDREKAFENRFARDAELQFKVTARRNRLLGNWAAEKLGLTTAEAEAYAREVVAADFEEAGDDDVFRKVYGDLTAKGVEVTEHEVRRAMEEKLVEARRQFIEEV
- a CDS encoding spinster family MFS transporter, producing MADAAAALAPEPPIAEARLARQRLVALWMLTIIGTINFVDRQILSVLIEPIRAEMQFTDTQFGLLTGLAFALFYAIVGLPIAMIADRWHRIRLIAASCFVWSGFTALCGMANSFGQLAAARFGVGIGEAGGTAPSLSVLADYYPPEKRPLIIGIFTANGPLGVFIGATFGAWAAQHIGWRGAFFAVGVVGLVAAPLLLLLVREPARGRSDAAHADTAAPSFGASMALFFRHRSLRLLLFASGLAAFVSYGMLNWIPAFLMRTQGMPLEALAAWFGPAAGFSMALGIWGGGALVNRAARRSTRAYALIPCAATLVMIPTFIAALLAPGWEWSLTLMIVPMICCTIYVAPAIALVQNLTPPRARATASAILLLVFNLVGLGGGPLFIGMISDAVAPSMGSESLRVALLCAMPAAAVAAIAQFAVSRAVGNDFRAMQAQA
- the purQ gene encoding phosphoribosylformylglycinamidine synthase subunit PurQ produces the protein MKSAVIVFPGSNCDRDMAVALRAVTGRAPAMVWHREAELPDVDVIALPGGFSYGDYLRTGAISARSPVMAAVKRAAEQGRFVLGVCNGFQILTETGLLPGALMRNAGLDFVCRDVPLTVENTQTAFTSAYKAGERIRIPVAHHDGNYFADAATLDRLEGEGRVVFRYGEDVNGAQRRIAGIVNETGTVLGMMPHPERAIEAAQGGTDGRRLFEGLVRAFVDA
- a CDS encoding glycerophosphoryl diester phosphodiesterase membrane domain-containing protein, with product MALAIGKAWTDTVADVQRRFGEFALPAAAFVFMPSLLIARFADEKALGEQNAQLAQAVGGLVGVIGQAAIVLLVLFPGIDAGTAIRRAVSLTPRIVLASLAVLVAFMPVAVVYTAGGVQASVPTSVLLLLLTAVAVYVALRLSLLAAIIVAENTRAADALRRSWVLTAGNVGRIFAIFAVFVLIFAILSGLVGAVGLAATGGTPEDPSFLTELLISIVGAVFSVFVAALTANIYRQLAA
- the purC gene encoding phosphoribosylaminoimidazolesuccinocarboxamide synthase, producing the protein MSRRRQIYEGKAKILYEGPEPGTIIQYFKDDATAFNAQKKGTISGKGVLNNRISEHIFTLLGQIGIPTHFIRRLNMREQLVRQVEIIPVEVVVRNVAAGSLSKRLGIEEGTPLPRTILEYYYKDDALGDPMITDEHIACFGWASQEEMHDVADMAIRINDFMSGLFAGVGIRLVDFKLEFGRLWDGDYSRIILADEISPDGCRLWDIATNEKLDKDRFRRDLGGEVEAYQEVARRFGLLPEGSVSTVLDLDEHRKARKKDS
- a CDS encoding DUF3667 domain-containing protein; its protein translation is MSDESDAAGTTVAGSLVASEPGRQDGKAGDVQTVCPNCGAAIIGHYCHECGQSAHLPRSIGHIFHDIVHGVLHFDSKGWRTLPMLALRPGTLTRDYVEGKRARYIAPFPMFLFTVFVMYFSFAMVGGPKVDLADAVQLDPKSVEAAQKELVAETEKLNALEAELAAAKAKPVPVPGEAAEISGRIRELRTEIGILKATLGTMGVVPRDPAKPDAPQPPDWREALAKAADKDIDVDTGNPGLDAKLRKALQNPELLFYKMQQSAYKFSFLLVPLSLPFVWLLFPFRRHTHLYDHAVFTLYSLSFMSLLFVFAVLLARLGLISFPNAMAISMFVPPVHMFVQLKGAYGLGIGGALARTVLLSVFAIVVLSLFMVIVMALGAV
- the purS gene encoding phosphoribosylformylglycinamidine synthase subunit PurS, with amino-acid sequence MKAKVYVTLKNGVLDPQGKAICHALESLGFGEAQDVRQGKFIELDLADGTSEARIEEMCRKLLANTVIENYRIEIA
- a CDS encoding BolA family protein — protein: MPMDAGAIEGMIRAALPDAVVEITDLAGDGDHYAAHVVSEAFRGLPRVRQHQMVYAALGGRMGGELHALQLTTEVPA
- a CDS encoding SDR family NAD(P)-dependent oxidoreductase, with product MKDIAGKTAFITGGGSGIGLAMARALAREGARVVIADIDEGRLQAGANALAADGAEALAIRLDVTDPASWVAAKVATDAFGPVGILCSNAGVGGGSGAFESYDPAVWRWNYAVNADAHLHACRTFLGDMKARGEPAHLVITASMVAIVPPPISAAYISSKYAALGIAMALRNELAGSNVGISVLCPGMAATAIVETTRALRPVDPEVGDAATTSQAMQAVLAGGMSPGPIGEHVVRAIRADAFFIFTHPEWKPLVEAQYADLLAAFGASADPAYAGDDIGAVAAANRRPR
- the grxD gene encoding Grx4 family monothiol glutaredoxin → MTDINTRIAEKVNGSDVVLFMKGTPLFPQCGFSSRAVAILEHLGVEYDSADVLQDAELRQGIKTFSDWPTIPQLYVKGEFVGGSDIMMEMFESGELHTLLAEKGVPHAA
- a CDS encoding SDR family NAD(P)-dependent oxidoreductase; the protein is MEISGKTAIVTGGAAGIGQATVSRLAGKGAARLIIVDVDEAGMAETAAHARAAGAIAETVRLDLSDLYAVETWFGSLSARGGCDILFNNAGIVSGAAQFPAAEVRGLRRMIDVNLSSLVIATQLAAQAMRARGGGVIVNTVSTVALGTGFSDALYATTKAGVMMFTRCCAPLKADWNVRVAGVLPGLTNTPILKKTGADGDYAPWMAPILAGNAMCQPEDIADAVVDLIEDDTLAGGDWVAVRRIDGRIERQWGHDTAV